The Schistocerca serialis cubense isolate TAMUIC-IGC-003099 chromosome 10, iqSchSeri2.2, whole genome shotgun sequence genome includes a region encoding these proteins:
- the LOC126424940 gene encoding cuticle protein 16.5-like: MKAVVAILLAAAVCAQAVENKEATPEKKQEKRGLLGLGYGAAVAAPAAVSYAAPAVSYAAAPAVSYAAAPAVSYAAPAVSYAAPAIAAAPAISYAAPAIAAAPAVSYAAPAIAAAPAISYAAPAIAAAPAVRYAAPALRYAAPAVARVAAAPAYSYAAPAYSYAAPALSYARYAAPAVSYAAPALSYAAPAIAKYALH, encoded by the exons gcTATCCTGCTCGCCGCCGCCGTGTGCGCCCAGGCCGTGGAGAACAAGGAGGCCACACCTGAGAAGAAGCAGGAGAAGAGAGGCCTGCTGGGTCTgggatacggtgctgcggtcgccgCACCCGCTGCT GTGAGCTACGCCGCTCCCGCCGTCAGCTACGCGGCCGCCCCCGCTGTCAGCTACGCTGCCGCCCCTGCCGTCAGCTACGCCGCCCCCGCAGTTAGCTACGCCGCTCCCGCCATCGCCGCTGCCCCAGCCATCAGCTACGCCGCCCCCGCGATCGCTGCCGCCCCCGCCGTGAGctacgccgcccccgccatcgccgCGGCCCCGGCCATCAGCTACGCTGCCCCCGCCATTGCTGCTGCCCCCGCGGTCCGTTATGCCGCCCCCGCTCTGCgctacgccgcccccgccgtcgctAGGGTCGCTGCCGCCCCTGCCTACTCCTACGCCGCTCCGGCCTACTCTTACGCTGCCCCTGCTCTCAGCTACGCCAG GTACGCCGCCCCCGCTGTGAGCTACGCCGCCCCCGCTCTGtcctacgccgcccccgccatcgccAAGTACGCTCTCCACTAA